GGCGGCTCAGTGCTTCAATACGTAATAGGCTGGAGCATGAGCGAATGGCCAGTGACAGCTAGCCTCTGGATCTTAGGAGGATTTACTTTGATTTTGCTGCTGGCACTTATTCTCACACATCTGTGGAATAATCGGGGCAGCCGAGTAATTGACTCCCTTGTCCATCAGGGCAAGGAAGGATGATATTGTTTTAGTCCTTAGGGGAGGTGAGGCCTATCGCGTTTTTGCTTTTCGGGCAGATTCTGTTGCTGCGGTTATCTCTCATATCTGTGAAATCGCAGGAACAGTCAAATTGTGGCTTCTTTGTCCATTAGGACATGGAAGGTGATTTTCTTATTTTGGGGAGGTGAGTTCAGCCTCGTTATGCTGATTGGGCGTTACTCTTTTTAAGGATGACTTAATGAAATGTATATTCTGATATGGAGGGGAAATATCGTGCATACCTTGACCAAAGAACGTTTCAGATACGGAAAAGGCATTACTTTGATTGACGATTCAGGTAAGGAGTATTTGGATGGCGTATCTGGCACCTTCAATCTGTCGCTCGGTTATAATCACCCTCATGTCGTCTCCAAAGTACAGGAGCAAGTCGCCAATCTTGCCCACATGTCTTCATCCTTTACCGAGCCTTACGTTGAAGAAGTCCTAGACCATCTAATCCAATATGCCCCGAACGGCATCGATGCCGGGTGGATGAGAGATATTACCGGCTCCACGGCGAATGAATGTGCTGTGAAACTGGCCCAGAAATATACCGGAGCAACTGATATCATCAGCCTGCATCTGTCACATCATGGACAGACCCAGTTCGCAACAGGCATTTCCGGTAATGCCTTTCGCCGCAAGAATTTTCCCAATTCAACTGCGGCATATTCTCTGCATGTGCCTGCCCCCTACTGCTATCGTTGTCCCTTTAATTCTTCACCAGACAAGTGTGGTCATCACTGTATTGAAGCCATATCGGACGCCATTGAATATGCAAGCTCAGGCTCTGTGGCCTGCATGATTATTGAACCCATTCTGGGCAACGGAGGTAACATCATCCCGCCTGCAGGATATTTCAAGCGCCTCCGTCAGTTATGCGACGAGCATGGGATGATTCTGATTGCTGACGAAGTGCAGACTGGGATTGGGCGGACAGGCTACATGTTCGCAAGTGAGCTGTTTGACATCCAACCGGATATTATTACTCTTGCCAAGGGTTTGGGCGGCATTGGTGTCCCGGTTGCGGCGGTCTTGATGCAGTCTCGTCTCGATGTCCTGGAGAAGCATGAGCATTCCTTTACCTCGGGCAGCAATCTGATCTCGGTCACGGCAGCCAAATCCACGCTGGAGGTTGTAAGCGAACCCGGTTTTCTGGAAGCCGTCCGGTCCAAAGGAAACCTGCTCGGATCCCTGCTGACCGAGATAGCTGACAAGCATGATTGCATTGGTGAGGCTCGTGGCGTCGGACTGATGTGGGGACTGGAAATTGTAGACGAGGACGATGGCCCGGATGCAGTGAAAAGCAATGGAATTATCGATCGTGCATTTGAGGAACAGCAATTAATCCTCAGAGGTTCCCGTTACGGTTATGGCAACGTGGTCAAAGTGAGACCTTCTCTCACGGCTACAGAAGATGAGATTGTCGAAATTGTTAAACGGCTTGACACCGTTCTTGCTACCCTTCACTAACGATCTGCCCAATAGGCCAAAGGAGGAATTATTCATGCTTGCACTGGTATACAAATCAGCTTGGGATGTCGCACTTGAGGAAAGACCTATCCCGGAGATTAAAAAAGATAACGATGTACTCGTCCGGATTCGGGCGACAGGCGTATGCGGTACGGATCTAGGCATCATTAGTGGCAAATATCATGCCGTGCCGTCCACGATCTTGGGCCACGAATCAGCGGGGGATGTGATCGCTGTAGGATCAGCCGTCAGTTCACTACAGCCTGGAGACCGGGTGGTAATTGATCCAACATACTACTGCGGGCAATGCGAAATGTGCAGGACAGGAAGACAGAATCATTGCACACACAAATCCGTAACAGAGACCGGAG
This window of the Paenibacillus polymyxa genome carries:
- a CDS encoding aspartate aminotransferase family protein → MYILIWRGNIVHTLTKERFRYGKGITLIDDSGKEYLDGVSGTFNLSLGYNHPHVVSKVQEQVANLAHMSSSFTEPYVEEVLDHLIQYAPNGIDAGWMRDITGSTANECAVKLAQKYTGATDIISLHLSHHGQTQFATGISGNAFRRKNFPNSTAAYSLHVPAPYCYRCPFNSSPDKCGHHCIEAISDAIEYASSGSVACMIIEPILGNGGNIIPPAGYFKRLRQLCDEHGMILIADEVQTGIGRTGYMFASELFDIQPDIITLAKGLGGIGVPVAAVLMQSRLDVLEKHEHSFTSGSNLISVTAAKSTLEVVSEPGFLEAVRSKGNLLGSLLTEIADKHDCIGEARGVGLMWGLEIVDEDDGPDAVKSNGIIDRAFEEQQLILRGSRYGYGNVVKVRPSLTATEDEIVEIVKRLDTVLATLH